The Lentzea guizhouensis genome contains a region encoding:
- a CDS encoding GNAT family N-acetyltransferase has product MADAGVHTATANDVPEIIRIHRETWRLAYAQLLPEEVLSTLDTDEAWSLAVHSGAVLVATEGEWTVGFVVASKAPDEEVANADGSLPEDAATTALISVLTEPRWGRRGHGTRLVAQACRELVNAGATRGIAWVPEADKASRNFYERLGWTGDGMVRTLDAGGRPLREVRMSGPLAVRLDA; this is encoded by the coding sequence ATGGCCGACGCCGGCGTGCACACCGCCACCGCGAACGACGTTCCGGAGATCATCCGCATCCACCGCGAAACCTGGCGCCTCGCGTACGCGCAACTGTTGCCAGAGGAAGTGCTGAGCACCCTCGACACGGATGAGGCGTGGTCGCTCGCGGTCCACAGTGGCGCCGTGCTCGTGGCGACCGAGGGCGAGTGGACGGTTGGGTTCGTTGTCGCGAGCAAAGCGCCGGACGAGGAGGTGGCCAACGCGGACGGCTCCCTGCCGGAAGACGCCGCCACCACCGCGCTCATCAGCGTCTTGACCGAACCCCGCTGGGGCCGCCGGGGCCACGGCACCCGGCTCGTCGCGCAAGCCTGCCGTGAGCTGGTGAACGCCGGTGCCACAAGGGGAATCGCCTGGGTCCCGGAAGCCGACAAGGCCTCGCGGAACTTCTACGAGCGACTGGGCTGGACGGGTGACGGCATGGTACGCACCCTGGACGCCGGGGGGCGGCCGTTGCGCGAGGTCAGGATGTCCGGTCCCCTCGCTGTCCGACTCGACGCCTGA